The genomic DNA CAGCGCGACATCGTCGACTACGCCGAAAATCTCGTGAGTACACATGACAGCGCGTTGGACAACGTCATGTTCACTTGCACGGGGTCCGAGGCCAACGACCTCGCTGTGCGCATCGCACGGACGGTAACCGGCGGCACAGGTGTCATCGTCTCCGAGTACGCCTATCACGGGTGTACGCGGGACGTCGCGTCCTGGTCACCGTCGTCGGGCAAGGGCACCGTCCTCGGTTCGGATGTACGGCTCGTGCCTCCTCCGGATACGTTCAGAGCGGATCGTGCCGAGGCCGAAACGAAGTTTTTGAGTAGCCTCCAGGCTCAGATCGATGACCTGAACCGTCGAGGTGTGCAGTTGGCCGCCTTCGTCGTCGACAGCATGTTCTCTTCGGACGGGATCCACCCCGATCCCGGGGTGTTGAAGGCCGCGATCGAGTTGGTCCACCGGGCCGGCGGGCTCCTCATCAGTGACGAAGTGCAATCCGGATTCGGGCGCACCGGGGAAGCCATGTGGGGGTACCAGCGCAGCAACATCGTTGCCGACCTGGTCACCATGGGGAAGCCGATGGGCAATGGCATGCCCATCGGAGGGGTTGTGGCGAAAAGTGCTCTGCTGGAGAAATTTTCGCGAGAAACGGCATACTTCAACACGTTCGGTGGCGAGAACGCACCGGTAGCAGCCGCGCAGGCCGTGCTGGAGGTAATTCGCGACGAAAACTTGATCGCCAATGCCCAGGACAAGGGCGGTCAATTGGTCGCCGGGATTCGGGAAATACTCACCCGCAATAACTTCGCGGCGGACGTTCGAGGAGCCGGTCTCTACATCGGAGTCGAGTTCGTGTCCGACTTCGACACGGCGATCCCGGACACCGAGACCACACTGGCATTCGTGAACGGACTTCGTCAGCACCGGGTCCTGACTAGCACGGCGGGGACCTACGGAAACGTGATCAAGGTACGCCCGCCGCTAGTCCTGAGTCAGTCCGACACCGATCGACTGCTGACCGAATTCGACAACGTGGCGCGCGAATTGCGCCAAAGCGCCCGACCTACGCCCGAGACAACGACCGATTCACCCTCGGACCAGGATCCGTCTGGGGTTGGGTTGGGTGATGGTGCGGTGCGTGAGGAGTTGCGTCGTCTGATTGTCGAAGAGCTGCGCGGGCTGATTGGGCAGAATCATGGCTGATCTGCGGTCGTTCATTTTCATCGACAAGTTGCAGCCTCAGACGATGTGTTATCTGGGCACCTTTGTTCGCGGTAGTTTGCCGCGGACGAATATGTCGGCGCAGGTGATCGAGATCGCTCCGGGGCTGGATATCGAGCCGTTGACGGATGTTGCTCTGAAGCATGCGCAGGTCAGGGCTGGCATGTTGGTGGTGGAGCGGCAGTTCGGGTACCTCGAGATTCATTCGCGTTCGGCGGATGCTGTGCGGTTGGCGGCTGATGCGGTCCTCGATGCGTTGGGTGCTTCGGAGACCGAGGCGCGTCCACCGGAGGTGATCGCGTCGAAGATCATTTCCAATGTCGATGACGAGCATGCTTTTTTGGTCAACCGCAACAAGTCCGGGTCGATGCTGCTGCCCGGTGATTCGTTGTTCGTGATGGAGATGCAGCCGGCGTCGTACGCGATCCTGGCGACGAACGAAGCCGAGAAGGCCAGTCCGATCAAGGTCGTCGACTATCGCATGATGGGCGCCTCCGGGCGTGTCTATCTGGCCGGCGACGAGGACGCGGTACGGACCGCGGCTGATGCCGCCGGGGCAGCGTTGGAGATGCGGCGATGACATCGGCACCCGCGCTCGGGCTGCGCGCTCTGGTGCGTGAGCTGATCAGCGAGATCATTC from Rhodococcus jostii RHA1 includes the following:
- a CDS encoding aspartate aminotransferase family protein, whose amino-acid sequence is MDDDLTLSRPTNTRGYERLTTAVAAVPTVKEDDPMQQDSIAKPKLTEIVALNTLNADKLSSLDSQTRELVERRQRVMGPAYRLSYEEPFQPIRAQGTKIIDVYGHEYLDAYNNVASVGHNHPHVVDAVCRQLRLMNTNTRYLQRDIVDYAENLVSTHDSALDNVMFTCTGSEANDLAVRIARTVTGGTGVIVSEYAYHGCTRDVASWSPSSGKGTVLGSDVRLVPPPDTFRADRAEAETKFLSSLQAQIDDLNRRGVQLAAFVVDSMFSSDGIHPDPGVLKAAIELVHRAGGLLISDEVQSGFGRTGEAMWGYQRSNIVADLVTMGKPMGNGMPIGGVVAKSALLEKFSRETAYFNTFGGENAPVAAAQAVLEVIRDENLIANAQDKGGQLVAGIREILTRNNFAADVRGAGLYIGVEFVSDFDTAIPDTETTLAFVNGLRQHRVLTSTAGTYGNVIKVRPPLVLSQSDTDRLLTEFDNVARELRQSARPTPETTTDSPSDQDPSGVGLGDGAVREELRRLIVEELRGLIGQNHG
- a CDS encoding BMC domain-containing protein; protein product: MADLRSFIFIDKLQPQTMCYLGTFVRGSLPRTNMSAQVIEIAPGLDIEPLTDVALKHAQVRAGMLVVERQFGYLEIHSRSADAVRLAADAVLDALGASETEARPPEVIASKIISNVDDEHAFLVNRNKSGSMLLPGDSLFVMEMQPASYAILATNEAEKASPIKVVDYRMMGASGRVYLAGDEDAVRTAADAAGAALEMRR